A window of Paenibacillus sp. 19GGS1-52 contains these coding sequences:
- a CDS encoding AAA family ATPase, with translation MNKLVFFLGPGGAGKTTLAKVIASRRKVPFLDMDILLRPAADAIMTLHGLDPADRDSAEYKKLCRNLGYRITMDAALDNIGLDIDVFVVGPFTQEANNPDWIGSELSRIGRSLQDVKVKVVLVGLANEALYLERIRGRHSSLDDWKFRHWDEFCASLGNRSVQWPLPASSIILIDNSNPNIEATITAVERFIYDLPN, from the coding sequence ATGAACAAACTCGTTTTTTTTCTAGGACCTGGAGGCGCTGGCAAAACTACGCTGGCAAAAGTGATTGCCTCCCGCCGTAAAGTTCCTTTTTTGGATATGGATATTCTACTGCGGCCTGCAGCCGATGCCATCATGACCTTGCATGGACTAGACCCAGCGGATAGGGATTCCGCCGAATACAAGAAGCTCTGCCGCAATTTGGGCTATCGGATCACGATGGACGCCGCACTCGATAATATCGGTCTGGATATAGACGTCTTTGTGGTTGGACCTTTTACACAGGAGGCCAATAACCCGGATTGGATAGGTAGCGAGTTGTCCCGGATTGGACGTTCCCTGCAAGATGTTAAGGTTAAGGTCGTCTTGGTCGGACTGGCCAATGAGGCATTGTATCTAGAACGGATTAGGGGCAGACATTCATCATTGGATGATTGGAAATTTCGGCATTGGGACGAATTCTGCGCTTCGCTTGGCAACCGCTCTGTACAATGGCCACTACCTGCTTCGAGCATAATATTGATTGATAACTCCAATCCGAATATTGAAGCCACGATAACGGCAGTAGAGCGATTTATCTACGATTTGCCAAATTGA